AGCATTAGAAGAAGTCTTAAGCCAAATGGAAAATTTTTCCTTCACACTCCGAATGCAGAATTCTTTATAGAGAAGATGAAAAGCAAGAACTTCATTTTCAAACAGTTCCCGGAGCATATCGCTGTTCGAACTCCCGAACACAATGCTTACTTTCTAAGAGAAGCGGGTTATAATGAGGTACAGGTACGATTGATTCCTCATTATAATATTTTGAGAATTGTTCATCCATTATCATATATCCCAATTTTGGGAAAATATTTCAAAGCAAGAATCTTTATAGAGGCGACCACTCTATAAAATAATCACAGAATTTGCCAGGGAGTTAATACTGGTTGATGTATTATAAATAATGAAATCAAGGAAACTGATCATATCAATAATACTTACAGGTTTAATCCTGTTCTTTATCTTTTATTTTATTGATTTTGACACATTTGTCGCCTCAATTAAAAAAGTTAGAATCAGTTATTTATTCCTATTTTTTCTTGTACAGCTGGTAATTTATTTAGCGAGGGCTGCCAGATTTGAAATGATACTGCAACGTAAAGGCTTATTGATCTATTTTTCAATTTCTTCCGTACACTTTTTTCTAAATAAAGTGTTGCCGGCAAGAACTGGTGAATTGTCGTTGCCAATTCTATTTAACAGATTTTTGAATATTTCATATAAAAAAGGTATTGGTACCTTGTTTTTATTCAGGTTTCTTGACCTTATCAGTGTTGTATTCTTGTTAGCAATTAGTTTATTTTTTGTAAGAATAGAAGAATTGAATCACAATTTGCTTATTGTGTTTGCGGCAATCATCATCACCCTGCAAATATTGTTCTGGATTAAATTGAAACTGTTTATTAATCTGCTGGAAAGAATATTGAAAAGAATAAAAATTAAAAAGATCGAAAAACATAAAGAAAAGCTGTTTGAATATTTCCAGCAAATCATAACATACAAAGAATCAAGAACCAGTGGATTTCTGGTAAAACTTATTTTGATTTCACTTTTCACGTGGTTGTTAACCTACTTAGGATTTTTTCTTATAATTTCCTCTTTTGATCTTGATTATTCTATAATGCAAGTCATTTTTGCAACATCACTGGCAAATTTTACCGTATTAATACCTATTAGTACAATTGGAGGTTTTGGCACTTTTGAGGCAGGTTGGGCTGTGGGCTTTGTTTTGCTAGGAATGCCAGTGGAAATGGCTGTGCCTGTGGGATTGTTTACGAATATTTTTGGTTTGATTATGACAGGAATCATCGCCTCAATAGGATATATTTATTTGCTGTTTTATTTAAAAAAACGACTATAAAATAATTATGAAATCACATAATATCACGCATTGTAGTCTTTCTTTGGATAACTGCTGTTATAGTAATTAAGCTGTTTCTTGAATCAATATTAAATATGATGGCACTATAAATGAAGATCTTGTTTTTCATAGAAAGTTTGCAAGCCGGAGGCAAGGAAAGAAAACTTATTGAATTGATTAAAGGGTTAAAAAAATATCCCAACTTTGAAATTCAACTTGCAGTACTTATTAATGAAATACATTATCAGGAGATACTTAATCTTAAAATTAATATTCATTATATAGAAAGGAAAAAGAAAGCTAAAAACTTTTCAATATTTTTCCGCTTTATGTCACTTGTAAGAAAAATCAAACCGGATTTAATTCATGTTTGGGGAAATGTTTCTGCATTTTATGCAATTCCAGCAAAATTATTATTCAGAAAGCCATTGATTAATAATCAGATTACTGATGCTCCGGCAAATTTCAAAGCTGGATACACACATAAAATGAACTTTCATTTTTCAGATTCGATTATTTCAAATTCAAAAGCCGGTATAAAAAGTTATAATGCTCCTAAAAAAAAGTATTGTAATTCAGAATGGTTTTAATTTTGAAAGAATAGAAAAGTTTGAAGCATCTGAAACAATTAGATCAAAATTTAATATTAATAGCGAATTTGTTGTTGGGATGGTTGCAACATTTTATGAATTGAAAGATTATACCACATATATAAAAGGAACTTTAGATGTTTTAGAATATGCTGGATATTCCTGCGATTCCGGACACCCAGTCCTCCTTTAACCGGACACTCAATCCTGACTTAACCGGACACCCATTCCTATTTTAAACGGACACTTTTTCATCGTTTTTTTTCCATGTTTACATACATTCAAAATTATATTTTTTTATCCATTGTTTTTATATTTTTTTCTCATTGATTCACCCTCAAGTTCTATGCTAAAAAAAAATGGTATTTTCAATAAAAATTATATAATTCTCAGGACTTTTCAATTCTAAATATGATCTTCAATATCCTCAAGGAATGTTAATATCATAAATTCTAATGAAAATAATAACATTATCAAAAACTCATGCAGTATCAGTTATTGAAGGCTGTTTAATAAGAAATGCGAAACTTAAATTATTACCAATAATATGATGTTAAAAAGGTATTTTGAGGTACGACGAAAGAAAGAACAAATTCTTATTTCAGGATTGTTTTATAAAGATTGGTATCTCTATCAAAATCCTGATGTTGCAAATTCGGGGATTGATCCAGTTTTACATTATATATATCATGGTGCAATAGAGGAACGAGATCCTAATCCGTTTTTTGATACTACCTGGTATTTAAATCATACTCTTCACCCCACTGATCAAACTAATCCACTTCTGAATTATATAGAAAGTGGTAGGCATCAAGGACTTGATACGAGTCCTTTTTTTCAATACTCCTGGTTTGTTAAACTATTTCAAAAAGAAATTATAGGGAATCAAAATTTTGGATTAACTTCTGTCTTATCAAAATCATTTAACCCATTTGGGTATTTAAAAGGTTCCTCACCAAACGTGGCTGTTTACACAGCAATATTTGGTGAGTATGATGATCCACCAAGGGTATTAAATCCTGATCCGAAAATCAAGTATATATTATTTACGGATAATCAAAACGTTATTGCTCCGCAACCTTGGGAAATTAGAATTTTACCAAGGATATTTAATGATCCACAACTTGATGCACGAAGAGTAAAGATTATGACTCATCTATTCTTGCCGGATATCGATATTTCTGTATGGATTGATGCCAATATTGATTTAAAATATTTAAGGTATACAGACGTAATTCGTATTGGAGATTTTACATGTATTGCTTTACCACCTCATGAAAATCGTGATTGTATTTATGAAGAGTCAAAACCAGTGATTGAACTGGACTTAGACTCCCCGGTCAGGGTACAACGGCAAATGGATTATTATCGATTTACAGGGTTCCCCGAAAAATATGGATTACACGCTACAATGATCCTTTTTCGTCGTCATCTGCAACCTGAGTGTAGAAAATTTTGCTCACTTTGGTGGGATCAGGTGTCAAATAATTCTAAACGTGATCAACTTAGCTTTGATTTTGTGCGATGGATAACAAAGACGGAGATACTCACTCTTCCATTCAAATACACTGATAATGAAGTTTTTGAGTGGGGAAAAAATAAATTAGGGGGGCATAAAATCTTTTATCATATTACCAACGAACATACTGAGCATAATGTTCAGATTGAAGACATACCGTTTAATTTCCTTGCAGCTCCATACAATTCACAACAAGAAATGTGGACTCCGCAGTTTCTTATTAACCTTCAAGAGTTAAATAAAGTCGTGAGTGAAACAGAAGAGGAATTAGAGGGAAACCTTTGTTATTTTCATCTGTCGAAAAACTATTCCTTTGCACCACCCGACCCAAGAAGATGGATCAGACGTGAACATTTTATCAGGGCTCTTACAAATAGAAAATGTATTTTTGAAATAGGTTTCAATGCAGGTCATAGTGCATTGCTTGCTCTTCATCATACAAATATATCCTTCACATCAATCGATATCGCTATACATCAATATGTACAACCTGCTGCCGATTTTCTGAAAGTAAAGTATGGGGATAGGTTCTGTTTCTATAAATTGGATTCACGTGAACTGTATTCTCATCGTGAAAAAATTAATTTCAAAAATTATGATTTATTTCATATCGATGGTGGACACGATACTAAGGTATATACAAACGACATCCTTACAGTATTGCATTTAGCAAAGACTGGTGTTTTGGTAATTATTGATGATATTTATGTAAGTGGAATTTCTGAAGTGACAAATAAGCTCATAAAAAAGGGATTTATAGAACCTTATGGGAATTTAGGATCTATAGAGTCAAATGTCTTTGTAGTAAAAAAAATATTTCCAGTAATAGATGAAAGAGAGTTCAGGAATTTTATAAATAAAATAAGTGAGACAAATTAAATTTTTATACATTAAGTTAAATAAGAAAGCAAATATTAATATTGAAAAGAATAATAAAAATTTAGGCTTTGCCAGAGGTTATAATGCCTATTTTAAATCCTTGCCATTTGAGGATGACAAATATTTCAATTTGATAAACAAATTATAACATTCTATGGTACTTTTGTATTAAAATTGATAAATTTTCATTTTTTAGGGAATCTATAAATAAATACTTATAAAAATAATGAACAGGCATCATGTAATTATTTCTGGAACAGGCAGAACAGAGACATCTTTTATTATCTTATTACTTACTAAACTCGGTATAGATACAGGATTTGATTCATTATGGAAAGACGGATTTAGAACTGATTGTTGTATGTAAACTATGACTTGGTTGAAAAATAGAAGATGAAAAAAATCTTAACAAAAAATAATTGGGTAGTTGTTCTAATAGCCCTTTTCGGTGTCATCATTGCGTTCGTACAATTTGTTAGCAATAGAAGTTTATGGTTAGATGAAGCAATGTTTTCTCTAAACATTATTAACAGAGATTATATCGAGTTGCTTCTTCCTCTCGATTATACTCAAGTCGCCCCCATACTCTTCTTTCTTATAGGCTGATTTTATATCAGATTCCACTTTATATTATTACCATCTCACTCGGATTGTTTTATCTTTATGATTTTATTAAAACAAAATAATAAAGACTAATAACAGGCTAGAAATTTCGATTGCATGAATACAAAGGTTGTATATACAATTATTCTGGGAAGTTATGATGGTCTGAAAGAACCTGAGATAGTCAATAGCGAGTTTGACTATATATGTTTCACCAACAAAGATGATCTTACTTCCAATGTCTGGACGATCAGGAAAATATCCTGTGAAAGGCACAAAAGTCTTAAAAGATGTGCCGCTGAACTCATCGTTTATCCGTTCAGGTTACTCAAAGGATATGAAATAAGTGTACTGGTCGGAGGGCAGGTGTCTATTCTTTGTGACATTAGAGATTTTGTTAAAAATAACCTACCGCCAGACAAGGGATTATCAATTATGAGGCATCCTCATCGCAATTGTACTTATGAAGAAGCCCGGGTTGTTCTCGAATGTCGCAAAGATTATCCTGATATTGTGCATAAACAAATGAAGAGATACCGTAAAAATGGCCTTCCGGAGCATGCAGGAATGGTTGCAACAGGTATACTGATTAGAAGACATTCAGATAAAAAAATGAAAAAGCATTGTCGGTTATGGCTGAGGGAAGTAAGAAAATCCAGTCAGAGAGATCAATTGAGTTTTAATTACGTGTTGTGGAAATATAAACTGATTGATCCTTTCTATTATTCACTGGCAGAACGAAGAGCCTGTTTTAATATACATCCACATAACAACCGACAGGTATTTTAATGTAAAATAATAATACTATCTAAAAAGCATTTCTCTATATGAAGAATATAAAAATCATATAAACTTTTAACTTGTGTTTTTATATTATACATTATTAATCTAAATGGATAAAGATAATATCAGGATTTTAGCATTTTATTTACCACAATTTTATCCAACACCTGAGAATGACCGGTGGTGGAGTAAGGGGTTTACAGAATGGACCAATACAATAAAAGCAATACCCTTGTTTAAAGGCCATTATCAACCCCATATTCCAGCGGATCTCGGGTTTTATGACCTCCGTATTTCAGAAAGCAGAGAGGCTCAGGCTGATCTGGCCCAACAACATGGTATTGAAGGATTCTGCTATTG
Above is a genomic segment from Bacteroidales bacterium containing:
- a CDS encoding flippase-like domain-containing protein — its product is MKSRKLIISIILTGLILFFIFYFIDFDTFVASIKKVRISYLFLFFLVQLVIYLARAARFEMILQRKGLLIYFSISSVHFFLNKVLPARTGELSLPILFNRFLNISYKKGIGTLFLFRFLDLISVVFLLAISLFFVRIEELNHNLLIVFAAIIITLQILFWIKLKLFINLLERILKRIKIKKIEKHKEKLFEYFQQIITYKESRTSGFLVKLILISLFTWLLTYLGFFLIISSFDLDYSIMQVIFATSLANFTVLIPISTIGGFGTFEAGWAVGFVLLGMPVEMAVPVGLFTNIFGLIMTGIIASIGYIYLLFYLKKRL
- a CDS encoding DUF616 domain-containing protein, encoding MMLKRYFEVRRKKEQILISGLFYKDWYLYQNPDVANSGIDPVLHYIYHGAIEERDPNPFFDTTWYLNHTLHPTDQTNPLLNYIESGRHQGLDTSPFFQYSWFVKLFQKEIIGNQNFGLTSVLSKSFNPFGYLKGSSPNVAVYTAIFGEYDDPPRVLNPDPKIKYILFTDNQNVIAPQPWEIRILPRIFNDPQLDARRVKIMTHLFLPDIDISVWIDANIDLKYLRYTDVIRIGDFTCIALPPHENRDCIYEESKPVIELDLDSPVRVQRQMDYYRFTGFPEKYGLHATMILFRRHLQPECRKFCSLWWDQVSNNSKRDQLSFDFVRWITKTEILTLPFKYTDNEVFEWGKNKLGGHKIFYHITNEHTEHNVQIEDIPFNFLAAPYNSQQEMWTPQFLINLQELNKVVSETEEELEGNLCYFHLSKNYSFAPPDPRRWIRREHFIRALTNRKCIFEIGFNAGHSALLALHHTNISFTSIDIAIHQYVQPAADFLKVKYGDRFCFYKLDSRELYSHREKINFKNYDLFHIDGGHDTKVYTNDILTVLHLAKTGVLVIIDDIYVSGISEVTNKLIKKGFIEPYGNLGSIESNVFVVKKIFPVIDEREFRNFINKISETN
- a CDS encoding DUF616 domain-containing protein, coding for MNTKVVYTIILGSYDGLKEPEIVNSEFDYICFTNKDDLTSNVWTIRKISCERHKSLKRCAAELIVYPFRLLKGYEISVLVGGQVSILCDIRDFVKNNLPPDKGLSIMRHPHRNCTYEEARVVLECRKDYPDIVHKQMKRYRKNGLPEHAGMVATGILIRRHSDKKMKKHCRLWLREVRKSSQRDQLSFNYVLWKYKLIDPFYYSLAERRACFNIHPHNNRQVF